Proteins from a single region of Nakamurella deserti:
- the rpsO gene encoding 30S ribosomal protein S15 → MALTTDQKKGILAEYGLHDTDTGSAEAQVALLTKRIADLTEHLKEHKHDHHTRRGLLGLVGKRRRLLRYLQTVDIARYRSLIERLGLRR, encoded by the coding sequence GTGGCACTGACCACCGACCAGAAAAAGGGCATTCTCGCCGAGTACGGCCTGCATGACACCGACACCGGTTCGGCCGAGGCCCAGGTGGCCCTGCTGACCAAGCGGATCGCCGACCTGACGGAGCACCTGAAGGAGCACAAGCACGACCACCACACCCGTCGGGGCCTGCTGGGCCTCGTGGGTAAGCGTCGTCGCCTGCTGCGCTACCTGCAGACCGTCGACATCGCGCGATACCGCAGCCTGATCGAGCGCCTCGGCCTGCGCCGATAG
- a CDS encoding polyribonucleotide nucleotidyltransferase: MSDDTALSATAVLDNGAHGTRTIRFETGRLAQQAAGSVAAYLDEDTMLLSATSAGKHPKEQFDFFPLTIDVEERMYAAGRIPGSFFRREGRPSEDAILTCRLIDRPLRPSFADGLRNEIQVVITVMALNPDVLYDVLAINAASASTQIAGLPFSGPVAGVRVALIGSQWVAFPTHSQLEKAVFDMVVAGRLVGDGDDSDIAIMMVEAEATADAYTLIGEGATAPTEEIVAQGLEAAKPFLRQLVQAQQELAAQSSKETGDFKLFPAYQSDVFDAVNEIVGASVAEAQAIAGKHEREARVDEIKADLLTQLGDRFAGREAEIGKAYQAVNKKTVRNRIITEQVRIDGRGLSDIRTLSAEVGYLPRVHGSALFERGETQILGVTTLNMLRMEQQLDTLSPETRKRYMHNYNFPPYSTGETGRVGSPKRREIGHGALAERALVPVLPSKQEFPYAIRQVSEALGSNGSTSMGSVCASTLSLLNAGVPLKAPVAGIAMGLVSSEIDGETKYVALTDILGAEDAFGDMDFKVAGTRQFVTALQLDTKLDGIPSDVLKAALSQAKDARLTILDVMNEAIDEPDEMSVHAPRITSVKIPVDKIGELIGPKGKMINSITEQTGADIAIEDDGTVYVSAASGESAQAAIDIINSIANPQLPKVGERFLGTVVKTTAFGAFVSLLPGRDGLVHISKLGSGKRISKVEDVVNVGDKLQVEIAEIDARGKISLVPVAADAPAAADADAVSAN; the protein is encoded by the coding sequence ATGTCAGACGACACCGCTCTGAGCGCCACCGCTGTCCTGGACAACGGCGCCCACGGCACCCGCACCATCCGCTTCGAGACCGGGCGTCTCGCCCAGCAGGCCGCCGGCTCCGTCGCCGCCTACCTGGACGAGGACACCATGCTGCTGAGCGCCACCAGCGCCGGCAAGCACCCGAAGGAGCAGTTCGACTTCTTCCCGCTCACCATCGACGTCGAGGAGCGGATGTACGCCGCGGGCCGCATCCCCGGCTCGTTCTTCCGTCGTGAGGGCCGCCCCTCCGAGGACGCCATCCTCACCTGCCGCCTCATCGACCGCCCGCTGCGTCCGTCCTTCGCCGACGGCCTGCGCAACGAGATCCAGGTCGTCATCACGGTCATGGCCCTGAACCCGGACGTGCTGTACGACGTCCTGGCCATCAACGCCGCGTCCGCGTCCACCCAGATCGCCGGCCTGCCGTTCTCCGGCCCCGTCGCCGGTGTGCGCGTCGCCCTCATCGGCTCCCAGTGGGTCGCCTTCCCGACGCACTCGCAGCTGGAGAAGGCCGTGTTCGACATGGTCGTCGCCGGCCGGTTGGTGGGAGACGGCGACGACAGCGACATCGCCATCATGATGGTGGAGGCCGAGGCCACCGCCGACGCCTACACCCTGATCGGCGAGGGCGCGACCGCCCCCACCGAGGAGATCGTCGCCCAGGGCCTGGAGGCGGCGAAGCCGTTCCTGCGCCAGCTGGTGCAGGCGCAGCAGGAGCTGGCCGCCCAGTCCTCCAAGGAGACCGGCGACTTCAAGCTGTTCCCGGCCTACCAGAGCGACGTCTTCGACGCCGTCAACGAGATCGTCGGTGCCTCCGTCGCCGAGGCGCAGGCCATCGCCGGCAAGCACGAGCGTGAGGCCCGGGTCGACGAGATCAAGGCCGACCTGCTGACCCAGCTCGGTGACCGCTTCGCCGGCCGCGAGGCCGAGATCGGCAAGGCCTACCAGGCGGTCAACAAGAAGACCGTCCGCAACCGCATCATCACCGAGCAGGTCCGTATCGACGGCCGCGGCCTGTCCGACATCCGGACCCTGTCCGCCGAGGTCGGCTACTTACCGCGCGTCCACGGTTCGGCGCTGTTCGAGCGCGGCGAGACCCAGATCCTGGGTGTCACCACGCTGAACATGCTCCGTATGGAGCAGCAGCTGGACACGCTCTCCCCGGAGACGCGCAAGCGCTACATGCACAACTACAACTTCCCGCCGTACTCCACCGGTGAGACCGGCCGGGTCGGCTCGCCGAAGCGGCGCGAGATCGGCCACGGAGCGCTCGCCGAGCGCGCCCTGGTGCCGGTGCTGCCGTCGAAGCAGGAGTTCCCCTACGCGATCCGCCAGGTGTCGGAGGCGTTGGGCTCCAACGGTTCCACCTCGATGGGTTCGGTCTGTGCCTCGACGCTGTCGCTGCTCAACGCCGGTGTGCCGCTGAAGGCCCCGGTCGCCGGCATCGCCATGGGTCTGGTGTCGTCCGAGATCGACGGTGAGACCAAGTACGTCGCGCTGACCGACATCCTGGGAGCCGAGGACGCCTTCGGCGACATGGACTTCAAGGTCGCCGGCACCCGCCAGTTCGTCACCGCGCTGCAGCTGGACACCAAGCTCGACGGCATCCCCTCGGATGTCCTCAAGGCCGCCCTGTCGCAGGCCAAGGACGCGCGGTTGACCATCCTCGACGTCATGAACGAGGCGATCGACGAGCCCGACGAGATGAGCGTCCACGCGCCGCGCATCACCTCGGTCAAGATCCCGGTCGACAAGATCGGCGAGCTCATCGGGCCGAAGGGCAAGATGATCAACTCGATCACCGAGCAGACCGGCGCCGACATCGCCATCGAGGACGACGGCACCGTCTACGTCTCCGCGGCCTCGGGAGAGTCCGCGCAGGCCGCGATCGACATCATCAACTCGATCGCGAATCCGCAGCTGCCCAAGGTCGGCGAGCGCTTCCTCGGCACCGTCGTGAAGACGACCGCCTTCGGCGCGTTCGTGTCGCTCCTTCCGGGACGTGACGGCCTCGTGCACATCTCGAAGCTCGGCAGCGGCAAGCGGATCTCCAAGGTCGAGGACGTCGTGAACGTCGGCGACAAGCTGCAGGTCGAGATCGCCGAGATCGACGCCCGCGGCAAAATCAGCCTCGTGCCGGTGGCCGCCGATGCGCCGGCGGCCGCCGACGCGGACGCGGTCTCGGCCAACTGA
- a CDS encoding M16 family metallopeptidase yields the protein MFSEVPGGLRVITESVPGSRSASVGIWVGVGSIDETPRLSGASHFLEHLLFKGTSTRSGRDISIAVDAVGGDLNAFTSHEYTCYYAHVLAAEAQMAVELVCDVVLDASIARADVDVERQVILEEIAMRDDDPEDVLNDMFSSTVFTGELLERPVIGTVETIEQLSRSQIAGYYRRRYEPSRMVVSVAGGIQHTDVLRWVRKAFGPYLSTGTAPVAPRLGAVRGTPRGGALTVIERDTEQAHLCVGVRALGRADPRRHALAVWSTAMGGGMSSRLFREIREERGLAYSCYTSTSAYAGTGSFSVYVGCQPENLAEAVDVVRHELTVARDGLTDEEITRAKGQLVGSTILGLEDSESKMSRIGKNELVRGRYRSVQDELDAITAVTADEVLAISRDLLARPVSAGLVGPYARDSDTPAALRALIAGGIGL from the coding sequence ATGTTCTCGGAGGTTCCCGGCGGCCTGCGGGTGATCACCGAGAGCGTCCCCGGTTCCCGCAGCGCGTCGGTGGGGATCTGGGTCGGCGTCGGCTCGATCGACGAGACCCCCCGGCTGTCCGGGGCGTCGCACTTCCTGGAACACCTTCTCTTCAAGGGCACCTCGACCCGATCGGGCCGTGACATCTCGATCGCGGTCGACGCGGTCGGGGGCGACCTCAACGCCTTCACCTCGCACGAGTACACCTGCTACTACGCGCACGTGCTCGCCGCCGAAGCGCAGATGGCCGTCGAGCTGGTCTGCGACGTCGTGCTGGACGCCAGCATCGCCCGTGCGGACGTGGACGTCGAGCGGCAGGTGATCCTCGAGGAGATCGCCATGCGCGACGACGATCCCGAGGACGTCCTCAACGACATGTTCTCTTCGACCGTCTTCACCGGTGAGCTTCTCGAGCGCCCGGTCATCGGCACCGTCGAGACCATCGAGCAACTGTCCCGCAGTCAGATCGCCGGGTACTACCGCCGGCGCTACGAGCCGTCGCGGATGGTCGTGTCGGTGGCCGGCGGCATCCAGCACACCGACGTGCTGCGCTGGGTCCGCAAGGCCTTCGGGCCCTACCTGTCGACCGGGACCGCGCCTGTCGCACCGCGTCTCGGTGCCGTCCGCGGGACCCCCCGGGGCGGCGCGCTGACCGTCATCGAACGCGACACGGAGCAGGCCCACCTGTGTGTCGGCGTCCGTGCCCTCGGGCGTGCCGATCCGCGCCGTCACGCGCTCGCCGTGTGGTCGACGGCCATGGGCGGCGGGATGAGTTCCCGGCTGTTCCGTGAGATCCGCGAGGAACGCGGACTCGCCTACTCCTGCTACACCTCGACCTCGGCCTACGCCGGTACCGGGTCGTTCTCCGTCTACGTCGGCTGCCAGCCCGAGAACCTCGCCGAGGCGGTCGATGTCGTCCGGCACGAACTGACCGTCGCCCGTGACGGCCTGACCGACGAGGAGATCACCCGGGCCAAGGGCCAGCTCGTCGGTTCGACCATCCTGGGCCTGGAGGACAGCGAGTCCAAGATGAGCCGGATCGGCAAGAACGAGCTGGTCCGCGGCCGCTACCGCTCCGTACAGGACGAATTGGACGCGATCACCGCGGTCACCGCCGACGAGGTCCTGGCCATCTCGCGTGACCTGCTCGCCCGCCCGGTCAGCGCCGGGCTGGTCGGCCCGTACGCCCGCGACTCGGACACGCCGGCGGCGCTGCGCGCGCTGATCGCCGGCGGGATCGGACTCTGA
- the dapB gene encoding 4-hydroxy-tetrahydrodipicolinate reductase — MTTSTPQKVGVLGATGRMGTVTCETIAAAEDLELVAAVGRGPGSLQALVDAGAEVVVEFTHPDVVMANVEFLVSHGISVVVGTSGISADRQREMAGWLDGRPGVAVVVVPNFAIGAVLAMRFAREAARFFAGVEIIELHHAGKVDAPSGAAAATVQGVAEAREAAGCAPIPDATESDPHGARGAVRDGGVHVHSVRLPGLVAHQEVLLGNEGELLTIRHDSMHRSSFMPGVLTAVRAAAGRPGLTVGLEPLLGL; from the coding sequence ATGACGACGTCGACGCCGCAGAAGGTGGGTGTGCTCGGTGCCACCGGCCGGATGGGTACCGTGACCTGCGAGACCATCGCCGCGGCCGAGGATCTCGAACTCGTCGCCGCGGTCGGCCGCGGGCCGGGATCGCTGCAGGCGCTGGTGGACGCCGGTGCCGAGGTGGTCGTCGAGTTCACCCATCCCGACGTGGTCATGGCCAACGTCGAGTTCCTCGTCTCGCACGGGATCTCGGTGGTCGTCGGCACGTCCGGCATCAGTGCCGACCGGCAGCGGGAGATGGCGGGCTGGCTCGACGGCCGGCCGGGGGTGGCCGTCGTCGTCGTCCCCAACTTCGCCATCGGCGCGGTGCTGGCCATGCGTTTCGCGCGCGAGGCGGCCCGGTTCTTCGCCGGGGTCGAGATCATCGAGTTGCACCACGCCGGCAAGGTCGACGCCCCCTCCGGTGCGGCCGCGGCGACCGTCCAGGGCGTCGCGGAGGCCCGCGAGGCCGCCGGCTGCGCCCCGATCCCGGACGCCACCGAGAGCGACCCGCACGGGGCCCGGGGGGCCGTCCGCGACGGGGGGGTGCACGTGCACTCGGTCCGGTTGCCCGGACTCGTGGCGCACCAGGAGGTGCTGCTGGGCAACGAAGGCGAACTGCTGACCATCAGGCACGACTCGATGCACCGTTCGTCGTTCATGCCGGGGGTGCTGACCGCCGTCCGTGCCGCCGCCGGGCGCCCGGGCCTGACCGTCGGCCTCGAACCGTTGCTCGGCCTGTGA
- a CDS encoding tetratricopeptide repeat protein, producing the protein MNPRLVVALLSAALIAYFVLIGDKALILFKDGSPATIGLGVAALLMPLIGAILLYFELRFGWRTQQLGRRLGDEGGLPEQPDLPTRPSGRIDKAAALPHFEKARIEAENDPENWRVWFRLADAYDLAGDRKRARAAMRTAIELEARRS; encoded by the coding sequence GTGAACCCCCGCCTCGTCGTCGCGCTGCTGTCCGCGGCGCTGATCGCCTACTTCGTGCTCATCGGCGACAAGGCACTCATCCTGTTCAAGGACGGCAGCCCGGCCACGATCGGCCTCGGCGTGGCCGCCCTGCTGATGCCGCTGATCGGCGCGATCCTGCTGTACTTCGAGTTGCGGTTCGGTTGGCGCACCCAGCAACTCGGTCGGCGCCTGGGCGACGAGGGAGGCCTGCCGGAACAGCCGGACCTGCCCACGCGGCCGTCCGGCCGGATCGACAAGGCCGCCGCCCTCCCGCATTTCGAGAAGGCACGGATCGAAGCCGAGAACGACCCGGAGAACTGGCGGGTGTGGTTCCGGCTGGCCGACGCCTACGACCTGGCCGGCGACCGCAAGCGGGCCCGCGCGGCGATGCGCACCGCGATCGAGCTCGAAGCCCGGCGCTCCTGA
- a CDS encoding GNAT family N-acetyltransferase, with protein sequence MAQAQVRPAVAGDGLAMAWIQLEVWRTAFSGLLPDDVLQTPAAQLAASWTAALHATSQTVLMATEGAEAVGFVHAAVDPDDRTTGRILVLHVRPAWARRGHGGRLLATAAAALRDAGASVGEWWVPETDTATRRFVGVVGWEMSGGARVLDTGRAMMTERRWTGTLDLQLSG encoded by the coding sequence ATGGCACAGGCGCAGGTCCGCCCGGCCGTCGCCGGGGACGGTCTCGCGATGGCCTGGATCCAGCTCGAGGTCTGGCGGACCGCCTTCTCCGGCCTGCTGCCCGACGACGTCCTCCAGACCCCGGCCGCGCAGCTCGCCGCCTCGTGGACCGCGGCGCTGCACGCCACCAGTCAGACCGTGCTGATGGCCACGGAAGGCGCGGAGGCCGTCGGCTTCGTCCACGCCGCGGTCGATCCCGACGACCGCACGACGGGCCGGATCCTGGTGCTCCACGTCCGTCCGGCGTGGGCCCGTCGCGGACACGGCGGACGCCTGCTGGCGACGGCCGCCGCCGCCCTGCGGGACGCGGGCGCGTCGGTCGGTGAGTGGTGGGTACCCGAGACCGACACCGCCACCCGGCGCTTCGTCGGGGTCGTCGGGTGGGAGATGTCGGGCGGCGCACGGGTTCTGGACACCGGGCGGGCGATGATGACCGAGCGGCGCTGGACGGGCACCCTCGATCTGCAGCTCAGCGGCTGA
- a CDS encoding discoidin domain-containing protein codes for MRFDGVGTWVRPNRRRFLGTAIALGVGVALPRTAAAAPAVGTRMAAAPSDAATALLPDVPWHLTARPWQPSGQDASGFLDVGEWIAREHARHQADDGSILDAYSGREQQYQTPYFAVSVAMLVTHGRATDLLPQGIAAMERATAALSQGRSRIPENHGEFYVAAVAKALPLYRPHVPAAQYDAWRTRLATPLGSILQGLSHNWRTYAMKGEWLRAKNGLVDRVLATAWIEASWLGSQRARLQGTRWNQYADRSGTPDTHVYDAAARSNLFALITEGYDGPSAPGMTALLERGALTSLLMQEPSGQNPAGGRSGDHVWNDVYSGNVFAQMAEHHRESDPQLAGRYRRAALMNLASLSRWRRPEGAYSVTKNHFDPADRVGYASYSWFQNYNGNVMFHSLESFESAAAEVAAVPEQPVPAEIGGYAFATDPAVFGSAFANAGGMHMQAALVGADEVSYGQYWTVLGVTRFGRAGWDGRLGPSNGVRDPGSGRAVSFAPSFPENGGWSRLGELADRYEGTASFEFVHPLLVRWAIDYAPARGRSGPAFRHEFVVTPDGVLATLTSDTTAFGVTLPVVENDGRPLDVDYAGGVASTSYPWRTDEQHFIATQPAARLDAGTAVVRGGIGDVRPVQLTVPGATTAEVFVYPRSAGDPSAAEVRSSFTRSGDDFSTVVGRVRGTLYVGRTSAGGFGTDLDLDGDGTPDAHFDTACNFVLQLDGGTVTAVEADRPVTATVQGRRIALQAYVPLTMADAPVTVGVTATASSAQNGRPAAAVLDGDPATRWSASGLDETLTLDLGSVQAVSGVRLAFYRGDVRTATFDLRTSVDGASWTPAGAGLVSGGTSTDAETFTLGGVRARYVRVVNRGNSENSWIAVTGAEVVTA; via the coding sequence ATGCGGTTCGACGGCGTCGGTACATGGGTGCGGCCGAACAGGCGGCGATTCCTGGGTACGGCGATCGCCCTGGGGGTCGGGGTGGCCCTGCCGCGGACGGCCGCTGCGGCGCCGGCCGTCGGTACCCGGATGGCCGCGGCACCGTCCGACGCGGCGACCGCCCTGCTGCCCGACGTGCCCTGGCACCTGACCGCGCGCCCCTGGCAGCCCTCCGGGCAGGACGCCTCGGGCTTCCTCGACGTCGGTGAGTGGATCGCCCGTGAGCACGCCCGGCACCAGGCCGACGACGGCTCCATCCTGGACGCCTACTCCGGTCGCGAGCAGCAGTACCAGACGCCGTACTTCGCGGTGTCGGTGGCGATGCTGGTCACCCACGGCCGCGCGACCGACCTGCTGCCGCAGGGGATCGCGGCCATGGAGCGGGCCACCGCCGCGCTGTCGCAGGGACGCTCGCGCATCCCGGAGAACCACGGCGAGTTCTACGTGGCCGCGGTGGCCAAAGCGCTGCCGCTGTACCGGCCGCACGTGCCCGCCGCGCAGTACGACGCCTGGCGCACCCGGCTGGCCACGCCTCTGGGATCCATCCTGCAGGGACTCAGCCACAACTGGCGCACTTACGCGATGAAGGGCGAGTGGCTCCGCGCGAAGAACGGTCTGGTCGACCGGGTCCTGGCGACCGCCTGGATCGAGGCGAGCTGGCTCGGCTCGCAGCGGGCGCGCCTGCAGGGGACCCGCTGGAACCAGTACGCGGACCGCTCCGGCACCCCGGACACCCACGTCTACGACGCGGCCGCCCGCAGCAACCTGTTCGCCCTCATCACCGAGGGGTACGACGGCCCGTCGGCGCCCGGGATGACCGCCCTGCTCGAGCGGGGTGCGCTCACCAGCCTGCTCATGCAGGAGCCGTCCGGCCAGAACCCGGCCGGCGGCCGCTCCGGCGACCACGTCTGGAACGACGTGTACTCGGGCAACGTCTTCGCCCAGATGGCCGAGCACCACCGTGAGAGCGACCCGCAGCTGGCCGGCCGCTACCGGCGGGCGGCGTTGATGAACCTGGCGAGCCTTTCCCGGTGGCGCCGTCCGGAGGGCGCCTACTCGGTCACCAAGAACCACTTCGACCCCGCGGACCGGGTCGGCTACGCGAGCTACAGCTGGTTCCAGAACTACAACGGCAACGTGATGTTCCATTCGCTGGAGTCGTTCGAGTCGGCCGCCGCCGAGGTGGCCGCCGTCCCCGAGCAGCCGGTGCCAGCGGAGATCGGCGGCTACGCGTTCGCCACCGATCCCGCGGTGTTCGGCAGCGCCTTCGCCAACGCCGGCGGCATGCACATGCAGGCCGCGCTGGTGGGGGCCGACGAGGTGAGCTACGGCCAGTACTGGACGGTGCTCGGCGTGACCCGCTTCGGGCGGGCGGGCTGGGACGGCCGTCTCGGGCCGTCCAACGGCGTCCGGGACCCCGGGTCGGGCCGTGCGGTGAGTTTCGCCCCGAGCTTCCCGGAGAACGGGGGTTGGTCGCGGCTGGGTGAGCTCGCGGACCGTTACGAGGGCACGGCGTCGTTCGAGTTCGTGCACCCGCTGCTGGTGCGCTGGGCCATCGACTACGCGCCGGCCCGCGGCCGCTCGGGGCCGGCGTTCCGCCACGAGTTCGTGGTGACCCCGGACGGCGTGCTGGCCACCTTGACGTCCGACACCACCGCCTTCGGGGTGACCCTGCCCGTGGTCGAGAACGACGGCCGCCCGCTGGACGTCGACTACGCCGGCGGGGTCGCGTCGACGTCCTACCCGTGGCGCACCGACGAGCAGCACTTCATCGCGACGCAGCCCGCCGCCCGCCTCGACGCCGGCACCGCCGTGGTCCGCGGCGGCATCGGTGACGTCCGCCCGGTGCAGCTGACGGTCCCCGGCGCGACCACCGCCGAGGTGTTCGTCTACCCGCGCAGCGCCGGGGACCCGTCCGCCGCCGAGGTGCGGTCCAGCTTCACCCGGTCCGGCGACGACTTCTCGACTGTCGTGGGGCGGGTCCGCGGCACCCTCTACGTCGGGCGGACCTCGGCCGGCGGCTTCGGCACCGACCTCGACCTCGACGGTGACGGCACGCCCGACGCGCACTTCGACACGGCCTGCAACTTCGTCCTGCAACTCGACGGCGGCACCGTGACCGCGGTGGAGGCCGACCGGCCGGTCACCGCCACCGTCCAGGGCCGGCGCATCGCGCTGCAGGCCTACGTGCCGCTCACCATGGCGGACGCGCCGGTCACCGTCGGCGTGACCGCCACCGCCAGCAGCGCCCAGAACGGCCGGCCGGCCGCGGCCGTGCTCGACGGCGACCCGGCCACCCGGTGGTCGGCGTCCGGCCTGGACGAGACCCTGACGCTGGATCTCGGGTCGGTGCAGGCGGTGTCGGGCGTGCGGCTGGCCTTCTACCGCGGGGACGTCCGGACCGCGACCTTCGACCTGCGCACCTCCGTGGACGGTGCGTCGTGGACGCCGGCGGGTGCCGGCCTGGTCAGCGGCGGCACCTCGACCGACGCCGAGACGTTCACCCTCGGTGGTGTGCGGGCCCGCTACGTGCGGGTGGTCAACCGGGGCAACTCGGAGAACTCCTGGATCGCCGTCACCGGCGCGGAGGTCGTCACCGCCTGA
- a CDS encoding winged helix-turn-helix domain-containing protein: MPTVSPTVRTLTAAQARRLAIAAQGLGRARPLDAPPASRLQVQRAAAGQGLLQIDSVNVLARAHYMPLFSRLGRYDTAHLDDAVWPTAPGVTGRRPRLLVEAWAHEASMVPLDVWTNLWWRRRDHALGRWNSAIRLAREHPGALDEVLATIDEHGPMTAGQVEQHLEKGRGAGGWWGWSATKTACEVLFAAGSIATAHRRGFERWYDLTERVLPAAVLAAPQPDETDAKRTLVEIAVRRCGVGTLADIADYFRMRTADVAVALTDLVDAGVVEPVAVDGWRERAWRHVDVRTPRAVDGAALLCPFDPLVWFRRRTERLFGFHYRIEIYTPQEKRVFGYYVFPLLIDDALVARFDLKADRQAGALLVQSSWLEPGRSADQVVPTARAELRRMADWLGLPDVVVRPSGDLALALGG; the protein is encoded by the coding sequence GTGCCGACCGTCAGCCCCACCGTCCGGACCCTGACCGCCGCCCAGGCCCGGCGGCTGGCCATCGCCGCGCAGGGTCTCGGCCGCGCCCGCCCGCTCGACGCACCGCCGGCCAGCCGGCTCCAGGTACAGCGGGCGGCGGCCGGGCAGGGACTGCTGCAGATCGACTCGGTCAACGTCCTCGCCCGGGCGCACTACATGCCGCTGTTCTCCCGGCTGGGCCGCTACGACACCGCCCACCTCGACGACGCGGTGTGGCCCACGGCCCCCGGCGTCACCGGGCGCCGGCCGCGACTGCTGGTCGAGGCCTGGGCACACGAGGCCTCCATGGTGCCGTTGGACGTCTGGACCAACCTCTGGTGGCGGCGTCGCGACCACGCGCTCGGACGCTGGAACTCCGCGATCCGGCTCGCCCGCGAGCATCCCGGGGCGCTGGACGAGGTGCTCGCGACGATCGACGAGCACGGTCCGATGACGGCGGGCCAGGTCGAGCAGCACCTCGAGAAGGGCCGGGGCGCCGGCGGCTGGTGGGGATGGTCGGCCACCAAGACGGCGTGCGAGGTGCTGTTCGCCGCCGGGTCGATCGCCACCGCCCATCGCCGCGGGTTCGAGCGCTGGTACGACCTCACCGAGCGGGTGCTGCCGGCGGCGGTGCTGGCCGCCCCGCAGCCGGACGAGACGGACGCCAAGCGCACCCTCGTCGAGATCGCCGTCCGCCGGTGCGGTGTCGGCACGCTGGCCGACATCGCCGACTACTTCCGGATGAGGACCGCCGACGTGGCCGTCGCGCTGACCGACCTGGTGGACGCCGGCGTCGTCGAGCCGGTCGCCGTCGACGGCTGGCGGGAACGCGCCTGGCGGCACGTCGACGTCCGGACCCCGCGGGCGGTCGACGGTGCGGCACTGCTGTGCCCGTTCGATCCGCTGGTCTGGTTCCGGCGCCGCACCGAGCGGCTGTTCGGGTTCCACTACCGCATCGAGATCTACACCCCGCAGGAGAAGCGGGTGTTCGGGTATTACGTGTTCCCGCTGCTGATCGACGACGCGCTCGTGGCGCGGTTCGACCTCAAGGCCGACCGGCAAGCCGGTGCCCTGCTCGTCCAGTCGTCCTGGCTCGAGCCCGGCCGGTCCGCTGACCAGGTCGTTCCCACCGCCCGCGCGGAGCTGCGCCGGATGGCCGACTGGCTGGGGCTGCCCGACGTGGTGGTCAGGCCCAGCGGTGATCTGGCACTAGCGTTGGGCGGGTGA